Proteins encoded in a region of the Ursus arctos isolate Adak ecotype North America unplaced genomic scaffold, UrsArc2.0 scaffold_2, whole genome shotgun sequence genome:
- the ZFAND2A gene encoding AN1-type zinc finger protein 2A translates to MWRGEGAGRCNGTGDPSLCHLRFGHFLIMEFPDLGKHCSEKTCKRLDFLPLKCDACKQDFCKDHFTCAAHKCPFAFEKNVQVPVCPLCNNPVPVRKGEIPDMVVGEHIDRDCNYHRKTEKIFTYRCSKEGCKKKEMLRVACDQCRGSFCIRHRHPLDHSCKHGGRPIGAAGCTAARASESKPSGASNTLSSSWLAQRLRWRVKR, encoded by the exons atgtggcggggggagggggcaggcaggtgcAACGGCACAG GTGATCCATCTCTCTGCCATCTGCGTTTTGGACACTTTCTCATAATGGAGTTCCCTGATTTGGGGAAGCATTGTTCAGAAAAAACTTGCAAACGGCTAG attttcttcCCTTAAAATGTGATGCATGTAAACAAGATTTCTGTAAAGACCATTTTACTTGTGCTGCACATAAATGTCCCTTTGCATTCGAGAAG aatgttCAGGTCCCAGTGTGCCCACTTTGTAACAACCCAGTCCCAGTCAGAAAGGGGGAGATACCAGATATGGTGGTTGGTGAGCACATTGATCGAGACTGTAACTATCATCGGAAGACCGAGAAG ATTTTTACGTACCGGTGCTCAAAAGAGGGGTGCAAGAAGAAAGAGATGCTGCGGGTGGCCTGTGACCAGTGCCGTGGCAGTTTCTGTATTCGGCACAGACACCCTCTGGATCACAGCTGCAAGCACGGGGGCCGCCCCATCGGCGCAGCCGG GTGCACAGCTGCCAGAGCCTCTGAATCCAAGCCGTCGGGAGCGTCGAACACGCTGTCCAGCAGCTGGTTGGCTCAGCGACTCAG GTGGAGAGTAAAGCGGTGA